The following proteins are co-located in the Solanum pennellii chromosome 8, SPENNV200 genome:
- the LOC107027952 gene encoding protein FIZZY-RELATED 2-like, with protein sequence MENSSVNPQNPLSSSSDLNPKTPSRTNQLIPGFNSYHPSPSRTIYSDRFIPSRSSSNFALFDLPLPPQSSSSEDSTNAYTALLRSALFGADCGSVVPPVTPDKSSGLNARNLQICRPNCNIFRYKTETRQSLQSLSPFGFEDQLPGFSPSPVKANRKVPRSPFKVLDAPALQDDFYLNLVDWSSHNVLAVGLGSCVYLWHASSSKVVKLCDLGIDDSVSSVGWAQRGTHLAVGTSNGKVQLWDSSRCKRIRTMEGHRLRVGALAWSSSMLSSGSRDKSILQRDIRAQEDFVSKLSGHKSEVCGLKWSYDNRELASGGNDNRLFVWNNHSTQPVLKYCEHTAAVKAIAWSPHLHGLLASGGGTADRCIRFWNTTTNTHLSCMDTGSQVCNLVWSKNVNELVSTHGYSQNQIIVWRYPTMSKIATLTGHTYRVLYLAISPDGQTIVTGAGDETLRFWNVFPSPKSKNTETEIGASSFGRTQIR encoded by the exons ATGGAAAATTCTTCTGTAAATCCTCAAAATCCACTTTCTTCATCATCTGATCTAAATCCCAAAACCCCATCAAGAACAAATCAGTTAATTCCGGGTTTCAATTCATATCATCCTTCACCTTCTAGAACAATCTACAGTGATCGTTTCATTCCGAGTAGATCTTCGTCTAATTTTGCTCTTTTTGACCTTCCTTTACCTCCACAATCATCTTCATCTGAGGATTCCACCAATGCCTATACTGCACTACTTCGTTCAGCTCTGTTTGGAGCAGATTGTGGATCGGTGGTGCCGCCGGTGACACCGGATAAGTCGTCGGGTTTAAATGCAAGAAATTTACAGATTTGTAGACCCAATTGTAATATTTTTCGGTATAAGACGGAGACCCGGCAATCATTGCAGTCATTGTCGCCGTTTGGGTTTGAGGATCAGCTTCCGGGTTTTAGTCCTAGCCCGGTTAAAGCTAACCGGAAAGTTCCAAGATCGCCTTTTAAG GTGTTGGATGCGCCGGCATTGCAAGATGATTTTTACTTGAACCTCGTGGACTGGTCGTCGCATAATGTGTTAGCTGTGGGGCTAGGGAGCTGTGTTTATCTATGGCATGCATCTAGTAGCAAG GTAGTGAAGTTGTGTGACCTAGGAATTGATGATAGTGTTAGTTCAGTTGGTTGGGCACAACGGGGTACGCATCTAGCTGTTGGAACAAGTAATGGCAAAGTCCAG TTATGGGATTCCTCACGCTGTAAGAGGATAAGAACCATGGAGGGTCATCGATTACGAGTTGGCGCACTTGCGTGGAGCTCATCCATGCTGTCTTCAGGAAGCCGAGACAAGAGTATTCTTCAGCGTGATATACGTGCTCAAGAAGATTTTGTCAGTAAGCTGAGTGGTCATAAATCAGAG GTTTGTGGGCTCAAATGGTCTTATGATAACCGTGAATTAGCTTCAGGTGGAAATGATAATCGG CTTTTTGTATGGAACAACCATTCAACACAACCTGTGCTGAAATACTGTGAGCATACTGCTGCGGTTAAGGCCATTGCATGGTCCCCCCATCTCCATGGGCTTCTAGCATCCGGTGGAGGCACAGCTGATCGATGCATTAGATTCTGGAACACCACCACTAATACACATCTCAGTTGCATGGACACTGGCAGTCAA GTCTGCAATCTTGTGTGGTCGAAGAATGTCAATGAATTAGTCAGTACACATGGTTACTCTCAAAATCAGATAATAGTTTGGAGATATCCGACAATGTCTAAG ATAGCTACTCTGACAGGTCATACATATAGAGTCTTATATCTTGCTATATCTCCAGATGGACAG ACAATTGTCACTGGAGCAGGAGATGAAACACTTCGATTCTGGAATGTTTTCCCTTCTCCCAAGTCAAAG AACACCGAGACTGAAATTGGTGCATCTTCATTTGGTAGAACTCAGATCAGGTGA